A single window of Sporosarcina sp. Marseille-Q4943 DNA harbors:
- the rpmE gene encoding 50S ribosomal protein L31 — translation MRAGIHPNYKVATVTCSCGNTFETGSVKEDIRVEVCSECHPFYTGRQKFAAADGRIDRFNKKYGFKEEGQE, via the coding sequence ATGAGAGCAGGAATTCATCCAAACTACAAAGTAGCGACTGTCACTTGTTCATGTGGAAACACATTCGAAACAGGTTCTGTAAAAGAGGACATTCGCGTAGAAGTTTGTTCAGAATGCCATCCATTCTACACTGGACGCCAAAAATTCGCTGCAGCGGACGGACGTATCGACCGCTTCAACAAGAAATATGGCTTCAAAGAAGAAGGACAAGAATAA